A region from the Aegilops tauschii subsp. strangulata cultivar AL8/78 chromosome 5, Aet v6.0, whole genome shotgun sequence genome encodes:
- the LOC109784766 gene encoding GDSL esterase/lipase At4g10955-like produces MIDWDKEEHRRCVAASLVNSTYVMEKDRGRWSRAQLAPAWWTSFHFHLERTRLLEDERSIFGAIYRHVPPPGQHHPSAPHYIVAFRGTMTVDDMQLNAHIVTNTVHDSNRSQLAHQAVRNLLATVHSRCIVWLTGHSQGASLALEVGRHLMLDHRRNLPTFLFNPPQVSLAPVINLTHSPDDKTDLYTLSKLVKAGLGKVLRPHRKRMEKLFEQLSSWAPNLYVHEKDFLCQGFIDYFEQREKLERRFRGAARSATALSYRDMLFYLLGKDKEPRPHLLPSATVWKNSTHVCRLRSHGLKQWWKPDGELILTPRRYTY; encoded by the exons ATGATTGACTG GGACAAAGAGGAGCACCGCCGCTGCGTCGCCGCTAGCCTTGTCAACAGCACGTACGTCATGGAGAAGGACCGCGGCAGATGGAGCAGGGCGCAACTCGCGCCGGCGTGGTGGACGAGCTTTCACTTTCACTTGGAGCGCACGCGCCTACTTGAGGACGAACGTTCCATCTTTGGCGCTATCTACAGGCACGTGCCGCCGCCGGGCCAGCATCATCCCTCCGCTCCACACTACATCGTCGCCTTCAGGGGCACCATGACAGTAGATGACATGCAGCTTAACGCACACATCGTGACCAACACCGTGCATGACTCCAACCGCTCGCAGCTCGCTCACCAGGCGGTCCGCAACCTCCTCGCCACAGTCCACAGCCGATGCATCGTCTGGCTCACAGGCCACTCTCAGGGTGCGTCGCTGGCGCTGGAGGTGGGGCGGCACCTAATGCTAGACCACCGGCGCAACCTCCCGACCTTCCTCTTCAATCCGCCGCAGGTATCGCTGGCGCCCGTCATCAACTTGACGCATTCGCCGGACGACAAGACGGACCTGTACACCTTGAGCAAGCTCGTCAAGGCTGGCCTCGGGAAGGTCCTCCGTCCCCACCGGAAGCGCATGGAGAAGCTGTTCGAGCAGCTGTCCTCGTGGGCACCCAACCTGTACGTGCACGAGAAGGACTTCCTGTGCCAGGGCTTCATCGACTACTTCGAGCAGAGGGAGAAGCTGGAGAGGCGCTTCCGCGGAGCTGCCAGGTCGGCAACGGCACTCTCCTACCGTGACATGCTCTTTTACCTGCTCGGCAAGGACAAGGAGCCGAGGCCGCACCTCCTGCCATCAGCAACGGTGTGGAAGAACTCGACCCATGTCTGCCGCCTTCGCTCACATGGTCTCAAGCAGTGGTGGAAACCGGACGGTGAACTTATCTTGACCCCAAGGCGTTACACATATTAA